The following DNA comes from Synechococcus sp. CC9616.
AGCTTCGACCAGAAGCGAATCATCTCCTGGCTATCTGAGGAGTTGATCTTATCCCAGTTAAACCAGTTGATTTCATTGTCGTGGCAGTAAGTATTGTTGTTGCCGCCTTGGCTTCGTTTGAATTCATCCCCTGCAACAATCATTGGCACACCCATCGAAATCATCATGATGGTGGCAAAGTTTTTGACTTGCCGTGCTCTTAGATCATTAATCCATTGATCGTCGGTTTCACCTTCAACGCCGCAATTCCAACTCACATTGTCGTTGATTCCGTCATTATTTCCTTCGCCATTGGCCCAGTTATGTTTTTCGTTGTAAGCGGTTAGGTCGTAGAGAGTGAAGCCATCATGGGCTGTGATGAAGTTAATGCTGTTCACCGGCTCTTCACGGTGCCATTGATAGAGATCAGAGCTTCCAGTGATTCTTGACGCCACTTCACTGATCAGACCAGGATCACCTTTGATGAAACCGCGAATCGCGTCGCGATATTTTCCATTCCACTCTGCCCAGCGTGCTCCAGGGAAGTAACCAATCTGATAGAGCCCTGCTGCGTCCCAGGCTTCAGCGATCACTTTGCTTTTTGCCAGCACATCATCCAGCTCGATGGCCCAGACCACCGGTGGATGCTCCATGGGTGCGCCCGACTCTCCACGGCTAAGAACGGATCCTTCATCAAAACGGAAGCCATCGACATGCATCTCTTCAACCCAGAAGCGAAGAGAGTCCAGAATCAGTTTTTCGCCAACAGGATGATTGCAATTAAAGGTGTTTCCGCAGCCTGTGTAGTCGTAATAAAATTCTTTTGAGCCATCGGCTCCAGTTAGATAGTAATAAGTTGAATTGTCAATTCCTTTGAAACAGAAGGTTGGGCCTTGATGGTTCCCTTCGTCGGTGTGATTGAAGACCACATCCAGAATGACTTCAATACCCTCTTTGTGCAGGGCTTTGACCATATCTCTGAATTCTCTGATGTGTTGTCCGTCGTTGTCGGAGACGCAGTAGGCCTGGTGAGGGGCGAAATAACCAACTGTGCTGTAGCCCCAGTAATTCACCAGTTTTTTACCGTCATGCTCGCGCAGCACATCAGTGTGGTCGAAGCAGAGAGGCGGAAGCAGTTCAACTGCCGTAACACCCAATTGCTTGAGATAGGGGATTTTTTCAATCAGCCCTAGAAATGTTCCTGGGTTTTTAACGCCGCTGGTTGGACTTTTGGTGAACCCACCCACGTGCATCTCGTAGATCACCGACTGCGCCATGGGCGTTTGCAGTGGTCGATCACCTTCCCAGTCGTAGTCATCGGTATCGATGATCACGCTGCGCATGCTGGTGTGCAGGTTGTCTCCTGGGAAGCAGGCGTCACCTCGCTTCCAACGCGACAGGTTGTTGGCTTTGGCGTATGGATCGATCAGAACCTTGTCTGGGTCAAACCGATGTCCATTCCATGGTTCGTGCGGTCCATCAACGCGATAGGCGTAACCCATGCCATGGCGGACACCTTCGATGAACACGTGCCAGATATTGAAGCTGCGATTTTTCTGGGAATCGAGTTCTATCACTCGAACCGGGTCAGCATCTTCTGGACTGTTGAACAGCAATAAGGTCACTGCCGTTGCGTTTGCGCTGTAAAGCGCAAAGTTCACCCCCGATTCCGTCACTGATGCTCCAAACGGATGGGAGGAGCCAGACCAACGCCGCAACGCCGTTCCAGTCGGTTCGAGTGGATATCCGCTCAACGTCTTTGAAAGAGGTGCGGTCGCAAGTGACGTCATTTCTGATCAAGAATTGTTTGAGCTGTGGCAGTCTTTGGCTGGTTAGTCAAGTTGTTGCTTAACAGTGCGCTACGCAAAATATTAGCAACTCTAAATTTTTAATAGCACTGAAATGACATAGAAGGTTTTAAAAAATCTTCTCTGTCACGGTTCCCTGACGAGTCGTCTGATTCAGCTGACTTGGATCGCTTCGCTGCTCTCTAATGTTTCGGAATCAATGCCAACGATTAAAGTTGTTTCACCGGATTTCAATGTTAAAAGACTGTCGTTTCCTTGAGTAATAATTGTGAACTGGTCATTGGGCACTTCAATAACATCGCGGTCAATATTTAAGTCAACAATCGTATTACGTCCTCCTTTTACAACAAACGTGTCATGACCGCCACCTCCTTTGAGAGTGTTCTCACCAGCTCGTCCGATAAGACGGTCATCATCTTTCCCTCCGAGTAGCTCATCATCGCCAGAGCCTCCAAACAGTTGATCATCGCCTTGGCGACCCTTCAGTTTGTCGTTAGCTTGATAGCCAGTCATGGTGTCATTACCAAGAGTTCCAGTTAAGTCATCTGATTTTTTAGTTCCTAAAACTTCATCGCCAGGAGTGAGCGACTTGCGACGATGTTTAAAGATTTTATTATCGCCTTTTTGTATCGTATCGGTCTCAATGTAAAAAGCAAATTCCCGTCCATCTTTCATATTTCCGTAAAGTGTTCCGTACCCTCTGTCTTCAGGATTTTTTGTAAGGTCAAAGAATGTTCCGTTTATATTTGAAGTCTTCTGCTTGATATTAAGAGAGGATTCAAGTGTTGGGATATCAGCCTCTGTCTTCATCTCCGGCATGTGGTGTTGGTGATTGCCAGTATGAGATTCGTGACCACTGCCCCCTGTGTAATAGTAGCTTTTAATTGAAGGATCTTTTCTTCTCGATTTAGTGTTTACCTTCAATGCAATTAAATTCGCGAAGCTGGATTGAATAACTTGCTCAAGTTCGTCTTTGGTTTGTTGATATTCAGGCCTTGGATTAATGTAGCCAGACGCCACATCAACTGCGCCAGAGTAATCTCCGAAAGGTTGGAAATCATCTGTGAACAGTTCCGTCGCTTTTCTCATCACATTCCCGTCCAAAGGATTCAAGCTTTGAATTGATTCGAAAATAGATCGTCCATCAAATGCATGAACAAGCCCTTGGCCACCTTCGCCTTGGCCAACAAGAATATCGACAAAGTTATCACTATTGATGTCACCAGCTGCGAGGTTGATGCTGGTTTTATCATTCCCTTGGAAAGGATTGATTTTTGCCATCAGTGAGTAATCTGACCCGCTATAAACCTCAATGACTGGCTTTAAATTTCCTCCGCCAAGTCCTGCAATGATGTCGGAATAGCCGTCGCCGTCGATATCGCCAACGGCTATGGAGCTCTCACTATCACTTGTAAAATCAACATCCTTGAATGGGGTAATGTCCTTCAGGATGTAACTGTCGTCAGTGCCATCGATCAATTCCTGTGGGTTGGCTTGAATCGTTGATTCGGGAGTCGTCGCCAACGTGATGTCTGCTCCACCCCAGAAATTCTCGGAACCCATGATTTCTCCACTTGTCACACCTTCAAATCGTCCTGTTCCATCTGTGATGGTGTAGTGCTCCTCGGCATAGCCATCGCTATCCTTATCACCGGCGTTGTAATATTCAGATGCAGAAAGTGAATCTGATCCGTCCGCTGATGAGAAAGTAAAGCCCCCTATAGGGTACGAACTTGGGATTGTGTCGCCATTTGTAGCAGTCAGCTCGCTTGGATCTGTATTTGCATTCCAATCATATGAGCCATCGTCGTAGTAAACATCCTGGATGTAAGTTGTTCCTTCAAAGCGAGATATACCCCAGGTGCCAGGTCCACCGGTTCCTTCATGATTATCAGGATTTGAAGATTTTTTCTTCAGGTAGATATCACTCTCTACGCCAAGTTGTTTTAATCCAGCATCTTCATTAATCACCACACTTGTCAGATTATCTGGGCTCACAGGGGCAAAGCCTGAAAATTTGTAGACTCCAGTTGCTGCCTGTTTGACGGCATCGCCATCGAAAATACGGATTGTAAAATCTTCTCCTGAATCCTTTGATTTTTGAATGGTTGCCACATCTGTAATATTGTCACTGAAACCCTTTGTACCGCTGTGGTAATTAGCGTTGTTGTTTAAGTCATCGCTCCCAAAAAACTTCCCGTAATTAATATCACCGATCGCGAGATTAAAGTTGGCATTATCATCGTCATTTTGGTAAGGCTTGAGTTGGAAGCTTTTGCTCGCCTCGTTCCCTAATGTCAAATTAGTAGTGCCGCTTGCTTGATCGGGACCAAGAATTGTTGAATCAGTGTTCAGAATTACTTTCACGGCCTGCATCATGCCGGCGTCTTCGTGGAAGAGGATGTGACAGTGATTGACATATGCACCAGGAAAATCCTCGAAGCGCATCCTGATTTTTGTAGAGAATGACTGAGCGTTCTTCGTATCGGGTCCTGCTGCCTGACCGTAGGGGTTGTCAGCATTCTGTGTGCCGTCGATGAATGTACCTCCAAGCACTACGGTATCGGCAAGTTGATTACTCGGATAAGCTGAAATTTCGTCTGTTGATAAGCCATTGATTTCCGTGACGATGAAATCATTCTGGTGAATGTGGAACGGATGCCATTCTCCCCATATCCCTGTTCCTGACTCGGATGT
Coding sequences within:
- the glgX gene encoding glycogen debranching protein GlgX gives rise to the protein MTSLATAPLSKTLSGYPLEPTGTALRRWSGSSHPFGASVTESGVNFALYSANATAVTLLLFNSPEDADPVRVIELDSQKNRSFNIWHVFIEGVRHGMGYAYRVDGPHEPWNGHRFDPDKVLIDPYAKANNLSRWKRGDACFPGDNLHTSMRSVIIDTDDYDWEGDRPLQTPMAQSVIYEMHVGGFTKSPTSGVKNPGTFLGLIEKIPYLKQLGVTAVELLPPLCFDHTDVLREHDGKKLVNYWGYSTVGYFAPHQAYCVSDNDGQHIREFRDMVKALHKEGIEVILDVVFNHTDEGNHQGPTFCFKGIDNSTYYYLTGADGSKEFYYDYTGCGNTFNCNHPVGEKLILDSLRFWVEEMHVDGFRFDEGSVLSRGESGAPMEHPPVVWAIELDDVLAKSKVIAEAWDAAGLYQIGYFPGARWAEWNGKYRDAIRGFIKGDPGLISEVASRITGSSDLYQWHREEPVNSINFITAHDGFTLYDLTAYNEKHNWANGEGNNDGINDNVSWNCGVEGETDDQWINDLRARQVKNFATIMMISMGVPMIVAGDEFKRSQGGNNNTYCHDNEINWFNWDKINSSDSQEMIRFWSKLINKRLKFKNHFSGRYFAGRTNRFNISDIHWHGPIVNQPGWDDPQARCLAFTLGDTADDTDGVNNIHVMMNMYWDAIDFEIPQFDGLDWYRSIDTSLRSPEDIVDYDQQVKINDQRYVVTGRSIVVLLSRETT
- a CDS encoding multicopper oxidase domain-containing protein, yielding MALKDFYIIGQEHHAEWSPGYDAEEFLKVLPNPNITLPYKSAWQEWQKGQADYKKGKYTYKDPNGLYYSSWGPDSDVVELELELAAFNELEIPGLGKLIANNTSNETSYDDDFQFYNGETGSSHGPLIVVDPGDTIKIKLVNNLPEDDASIYYDDTNLHTHGLHVSATGNSDNVLVTIDSGETWETEIKVPDDHFVGPDWYHPHLHGATNVQVSKGLAGPLLIQPSTEETDDLDNFNPVTDPVYWMSLQTWGLNQEQRSASSTDPVNQEPSGTAYRIATPPEFSVDADGQRTYHVSEAEYIAYNFMPNGYSPESPGPNDEGSSPYGYGLNGTPIENIIHTVNGQLNPTIEAKVGEWNLFGFLNFAVNSHHVIQLVREHEGKISLEEFELVAVDGDVAGAAKDGLQKQTETPLIAPGARMTVQHAFTKPGNYYFLSNGTDEILGENLAPDVANTDSKSSATSGDTYYGVNDGHLVWGPQVLATVNVTGEKISKQPDSPEPWDYIKKEQAEIDQWMKSSDKKLSKGKLKQREFVWSAMDTSYFDDPGAFFSQFNDNDPQTFEGAYRINGRYFGHTPQEQSVVAMPMLGTTEEWTIENTSESGTGIWGEWHPFHIHQNDFIVTEINGLSTDEISAYPSNQLADTVVLGGTFIDGTQNADNPYGQAAGPDTKNAQSFSTKIRMRFEDFPGAYVNHCHILFHEDAGMMQAVKVILNTDSTILGPDQASGTTNLTLGNEASKSFQLKPYQNDDDNANFNLAIGDINYGKFFGSDDLNNNANYHSGTKGFSDNITDVATIQKSKDSGEDFTIRIFDGDAVKQAATGVYKFSGFAPVSPDNLTSVVINEDAGLKQLGVESDIYLKKKSSNPDNHEGTGGPGTWGISRFEGTTYIQDVYYDDGSYDWNANTDPSELTATNGDTIPSSYPIGGFTFSSADGSDSLSASEYYNAGDKDSDGYAEEHYTITDGTGRFEGVTSGEIMGSENFWGGADITLATTPESTIQANPQELIDGTDDSYILKDITPFKDVDFTSDSESSIAVGDIDGDGYSDIIAGLGGGNLKPVIEVYSGSDYSLMAKINPFQGNDKTSINLAAGDINSDNFVDILVGQGEGGQGLVHAFDGRSIFESIQSLNPLDGNVMRKATELFTDDFQPFGDYSGAVDVASGYINPRPEYQQTKDELEQVIQSSFANLIALKVNTKSRRKDPSIKSYYYTGGSGHESHTGNHQHHMPEMKTEADIPTLESSLNIKQKTSNINGTFFDLTKNPEDRGYGTLYGNMKDGREFAFYIETDTIQKGDNKIFKHRRKSLTPGDEVLGTKKSDDLTGTLGNDTMTGYQANDKLKGRQGDDQLFGGSGDDELLGGKDDDRLIGRAGENTLKGGGGHDTFVVKGGRNTIVDLNIDRDVIEVPNDQFTIITQGNDSLLTLKSGETTLIVGIDSETLESSEAIQVS